From the genome of Poecile atricapillus isolate bPoeAtr1 chromosome 23, bPoeAtr1.hap1, whole genome shotgun sequence, one region includes:
- the OLFML3 gene encoding olfactomedin-like protein 3: MGPWRCLLLLPLLAPTLRAQQQQFMEYVERRLTLLEERISQWHDQSSRYSTELRDFKNQVLGMLEAAEKEREAMRVEAESAAVRVDRLEREVDYLETQNPAPPCVEVDETLMDKQVATAKQRKNEKYTKVTDCSDTIASVRAMKILKRFGSPSGLWTKDAAGSSEKIYVFDGTANDTVYVFPRMREFTLFSATRKAARIKLPYPWVGTGHLVYDGHLYYIRQQGLSFQVIKFNLANKTVVDSSVFPAEEQIPVFGLSPSTYIEVSADEEGLWAIYATKEDEKNMCLAKLDPASLDIEQMWDTPCPRENAEGAFVVCGALHVVYNTRLPSRARVQCVFDVSGTLAPEDASLVYFPKRYGSHASLKYSPRERQIYAWDDGYQIIYRMEMKKKLDV; the protein is encoded by the exons ATGGGGCCCTGGCGCTGCCTGCTGCTCTTGCCGCTGCTCGCCCCGACCCTGcgagcccagcagcagcaattcATGGAGTACGTGGAGCGGCGCCTCACCCTCCTGGAG GAGAGGATCTCACAGTGGCACGACCAGAGCAGCCGCTACTCCACGGAGCTGCGGGACTTCAAGAACCaggtgctggggatgctggagGCCGCTGAGAAGGAGCGGGAGGCGATGAGGGTGGAGGCAGAGAGCGCGGCCGTGCGCGTGGACCGGCTGGAGCGGGAGGTGGATTACCTGGAGACACAGAACCCTGCCCCGCCCTGTGTGGAGGTGGATGAGACGCTGATGGACAAGCAGGTGGCCACAGCCAAGCAGAGGAAGAATGAAAAGTACACCAAGGTCACAG ATTGCAGTGACACCATCGCCAGTGTCAGGGCCATGAAGATCCTGAAGCGTTTCGGCAGCCCCTCGGGGCTCTGGACCAAGGACGCTGCGGGGAGCTCAGAGAAGATCTACGTGTTCGATGGCACTGCCAACGACACCGTTTATGTCTTCCCCCGCATGCGGGAGTTCACCCTCTTCTCTGCCACCCGCAAGGCTGCCCGCATCAAGCTGCCCTACCCCTGGGTGGGCACCGGGCACCTCGTCTACGATGGGCACCTCTACTACATCCGCCAGCAGGGCCTGTCCTTCCAGGTGATCAAGTTCAACCTGGCCAACAAGACGGTGGTGGACAGCTCGGTGTTCCCGGCCGAGGAGCAGATCCCCGTCTTCGGTCTCTCACCCTCCACTTACATCGAGGTGTCGGCGGATgaggaggggctctgggccaTCTACGCCACCAAGGAGGACGAGAAGAACATGTGCCTGGCCAAGCTGGACCCTGCCTCACTGGATATCGAGCAGATGTGGGACACGCCATGCCCGCGGGAGAACGCGGAGGGCGCGTTCGTGGTGTGCGGGGCGCTGCACGTGGTGTACAACACACGCCTGCCCAGCCGTGCCCGCGTCCAGTGTGTCTTTGACGTCAGTGGCACCCTGGCCCCTGAGGACGCCTCCCTCGTCTACTTCCCCAAGCGCTACGGCTCCCACGCCAGCCTCAAGTACAGCCCCCGCGAGAGGCAGATCTACGCCTGGGATGACGGCTACCAGATCATTTACCGCATGGAGATGAAGAAGAAGCTGGACGTCTGa